A region from the Hippoglossus hippoglossus isolate fHipHip1 chromosome 18, fHipHip1.pri, whole genome shotgun sequence genome encodes:
- the LOC117779192 gene encoding aggrecan core protein-like: protein MEGIFIGVLCLSGCLTFSTCLLHQYHFVSDEMNWTEAQSYCRETYTDLATIENTEEMKKLKDTVSAAGHSSEVWIGLYSHIDWKWSDGFNESGAEYRNWESPDPNYVAANELCVVQRKEATWYDIGCHRKIPFVCYRGTLEDSDFVLVDTTKNWTEAQRHCREHYTDLATVRNDTDRDKIKNNIKNLIKPLKWAWIGLYRDPQIYWSDGSNYSFSSWYQGVNPLGSMKVVCGVADLEKGGNWSLFPCKERKPFVCYSMRGWCFLE, encoded by the exons atggaagggatcttcattggtgtcttgtgtctctcag GGTGCCTCACCTTCTCCACATGCCTCCTCCATCAGTACCACTTTGTGTCTGATGAAATGAATTggactgaagctcagagctACTGCAGAGAGACGTACACAGACCTGGCCActattgaaaacactgaagaaatgaagaaacttaaaGACACAGTTTCTGCCGCTGGTCACAGCTCTGAGGTTTGGATTGGCCTGTACAGTCATATTGACTGGAAGTGGTCAGATGGGTTCAACGAGAGTGGAGCTGAATATAGGAACTGGGAGTCTCCTGACCCAAACTATGTAGCAGCCAATGAGCTCTGTGTGGTCCAGAGAAAGGAGGCAACATGGTATGATATTGGCTGCCATAGGAAGATtccatttgtctgctacagAG GAACATTAGAGGATTCTGACTTTGTGCTAGTGGATACAACAAAGAATTGGACTGAGGCTCAgaggcactgcagagaacaCTACACAGATCTGGCCACTGTGAGGAACgacactgacagagacaagATAAAGAACAATATAAAGAACTTGATAAAACCTCTCAAATGGGCATGGATCGGTTTGTACAGAGATCCTCAGATTTACTGGTCCGACGGGAGTAACTACTCATTCAGCTCCTGGTATCAGGGTGTAAACCCACTTGGCTCGATGAAAGTCGTATGTGGTGTTGCAGATTTGGAGAAGGGAGGAAACTGGAGTTTATTTCcctgtaaagaaagaaaaccatttgtctgctacagcATGCGTGGATGGTGCTTCcttgagtga